One Clostridium sp. CM027 genomic window carries:
- a CDS encoding SH3 domain-containing protein: MFIKPTGFEKNLSGNEVDKVIYSNIPGLKEKMLCMNYWTKLSGMNKDIMNVQEIEAYNKSSLTTVGSIVNLENYEESFSMQELINKINTISSMPKSERFHEDGKLVVQEYYNKLIKNCNIEKLMDLLDIKYAITIRKTVMRTFPTYDKIFKTGDNYEFDRFQETAVYPVEPIVILLSSVDKKWYFAQMYNYLAWIPEKDVAISSKEEIFDYLKTENFLVTTGKRVFTNYNPLNEQLSEVKFDMGIKIPLADIKEIEGDIYGQNSAGNYVVKLPTRDNKGNVEFKKALIAKNEDISLGYLPYTRKNIIVNAFKFLGERYGWGGMFNSRDCASFIMDVYRTMGIKLPRNSEDQGKLAVGNFYEMPENMTMGDREKLLNKLKPGTSVFMNGHTMIYIGKEKGQYYAIHDFSGFYKPQQDGSLKYYKVREVMVSPLCIVLSEDGKTYIEGLYGARDFVNVD, from the coding sequence ATGTTTATCAAGCCGACTGGATTCGAAAAGAACCTATCTGGAAACGAGGTAGATAAGGTAATCTATTCAAATATTCCAGGATTAAAGGAAAAAATGCTTTGCATGAACTATTGGACAAAATTGAGTGGCATGAATAAAGATATTATGAATGTACAGGAGATTGAAGCATACAACAAGAGTAGTTTAACAACTGTTGGATCAATTGTGAACTTAGAAAATTACGAAGAATCCTTTAGCATGCAAGAATTAATAAACAAGATAAATACTATTAGTTCTATGCCAAAATCTGAAAGATTCCATGAGGATGGGAAATTAGTAGTTCAAGAATATTATAATAAGTTAATAAAGAATTGCAATATTGAAAAATTAATGGACTTATTGGATATCAAATATGCAATAACCATTAGAAAGACTGTGATGAGGACATTCCCAACCTATGATAAAATATTTAAAACTGGAGATAACTATGAATTTGACAGATTTCAGGAGACCGCTGTTTATCCTGTTGAACCAATTGTAATTCTGCTATCAAGTGTGGATAAAAAGTGGTATTTTGCACAGATGTATAATTATTTAGCATGGATACCCGAAAAAGATGTGGCAATATCTAGTAAAGAAGAAATTTTTGATTATCTTAAAACAGAAAATTTCTTAGTAACTACAGGGAAAAGAGTATTTACAAATTATAACCCATTAAATGAGCAATTATCAGAAGTGAAATTTGACATGGGAATTAAAATACCACTTGCAGATATTAAGGAAATAGAAGGGGATATTTATGGTCAAAATTCCGCAGGTAATTATGTGGTTAAGCTTCCAACCAGAGATAATAAGGGAAATGTAGAATTCAAAAAAGCTCTGATTGCAAAAAATGAAGATATCTCATTAGGGTACTTACCTTATACCAGAAAAAATATCATAGTTAATGCCTTTAAATTTTTAGGCGAAAGATATGGATGGGGTGGAATGTTCAATTCTAGAGATTGTGCAAGTTTTATAATGGATGTTTATAGAACTATGGGTATTAAGCTTCCTAGGAATTCCGAGGATCAGGGGAAACTCGCAGTGGGCAATTTCTATGAAATGCCGGAAAATATGACTATGGGAGATAGAGAAAAGTTGCTGAATAAATTGAAGCCTGGAACGTCAGTATTTATGAATGGACATACAATGATTTATATAGGTAAAGAAAAAGGTCAATATTATGCTATTCATGATTTTTCAGGCTTTTATAAACCACAGCAGGACGGGAGCTTAAAATATTATAAGGTACGCGAAGTGATGGTTTCTCCATTGTGTATAGTATTATCAGAGGATGGTAAAACATATATTGAAGGATTATACGGAGCTAGAGATTTTGTTAATGTGGATTAA
- a CDS encoding PAS domain-containing sensor histidine kinase, whose amino-acid sequence MSEYVNDNVLQETDIDKVIELSKVLLFENDRNALHSKLINIINSYFKVKRVLILECVNRNFEVVIEWKEQCGEAIFYNERNIKDTSNIFRGTSNIFRGIIEEVCDCKKEKVINKGSEGFEVFYPLIYKEELLEIIYIEKNLEYSNMDLKMLKLICFQVAAVMERISIEEAKVQKIESEEEYKKLFELSPDAICVLSGGKIVLANPATEGLFDVKDSKDIIGRSIMEFVHLDYIDIARSRINIIYEGGMTTPFIEEKFLTSGGSVIDVELGTAAFKYKGELAVLIVTRNIDKRKKMERNLRESETLLREITENTSDMIIKTDTDGRIKYITAAQKAILGYATDNVIERHVFDFVYGDDKKNVLREIRKLITSTTNEKFKCRCLHANGDIVWLEICGSKLLDDNNKVKALILSSRDITKRLENEGIMKENEEKTRFLNQAIKYDRFRTDFFANISHELRTPINVISGTIQLMELKFKELFNGNEGKSKEYLKTMKQNCYRLIRLTDNLIDVTKIDAGYFEIHLSNCNIVSIIEEITLSVAEYVSNKGISLLFDTEMEEKIIACDKDKIERIMLNLISNAIKFTNSGGNILVYIFEKKDSVVISVKDTGIGIEKEKQQCIFERFIQVDKSLTRNREGSGIGLSLVKSLVEMHGGKMFLESEINIGSKFSFELPIKKLLDIEGVFVDNNLSVSSNIEKIKIEFSDIY is encoded by the coding sequence ATGAGTGAATATGTTAATGATAATGTATTACAAGAAACAGATATTGATAAAGTTATTGAGTTATCAAAGGTTTTGTTATTTGAAAATGATAGAAATGCTTTGCATAGCAAGTTAATTAATATAATAAATAGTTATTTTAAAGTTAAAAGGGTATTAATTTTAGAGTGTGTAAATAGAAATTTTGAAGTAGTAATAGAATGGAAAGAGCAGTGTGGTGAAGCAATTTTTTATAATGAAAGAAATATTAAAGACACCTCTAATATATTTAGAGGCACCTCTAATATATTTAGAGGCATTATAGAAGAAGTCTGTGATTGCAAAAAAGAAAAAGTAATTAATAAAGGTAGTGAAGGTTTTGAAGTTTTTTACCCATTGATTTACAAGGAAGAGTTATTAGAAATTATATACATAGAGAAAAATCTTGAATATAGTAATATGGATTTAAAAATGCTTAAGCTAATTTGCTTTCAGGTTGCGGCTGTTATGGAAAGAATAAGTATAGAAGAGGCTAAAGTTCAGAAAATTGAAAGTGAAGAAGAATATAAAAAGTTATTTGAATTATCTCCTGATGCTATATGTGTGCTCAGCGGTGGGAAAATAGTATTAGCTAATCCTGCGACTGAAGGATTATTCGATGTGAAGGACTCTAAGGATATAATTGGAAGAAGTATTATGGAGTTTGTTCATCTTGATTACATTGATATTGCTAGGAGTAGAATAAATATAATATATGAAGGCGGAATGACGACACCATTTATTGAAGAGAAATTTCTTACAAGTGGTGGGTCTGTTATTGATGTTGAGTTAGGCACAGCTGCTTTTAAGTATAAGGGGGAGCTAGCAGTTTTAATAGTGACTCGCAATATTGACAAAAGAAAAAAGATGGAGAGAAATCTAAGGGAGAGTGAAACACTATTAAGGGAGATAACTGAAAATACTTCTGATATGATTATAAAAACAGATACTGATGGTAGAATTAAATATATTACAGCTGCTCAAAAGGCGATACTTGGGTATGCTACAGATAATGTCATTGAAAGGCACGTTTTTGATTTTGTTTACGGGGATGATAAGAAAAATGTATTAAGGGAAATTAGAAAACTAATTACTTCAACTACAAATGAAAAATTCAAATGTAGATGCTTGCATGCAAATGGAGATATTGTATGGTTAGAGATTTGTGGTAGTAAATTATTAGATGATAATAATAAAGTTAAAGCCTTAATATTGTCATCAAGAGATATTACTAAGCGACTTGAAAATGAAGGGATAATGAAAGAAAATGAGGAAAAGACAAGATTTTTAAATCAAGCAATAAAATATGATAGATTTAGGACGGATTTTTTTGCGAATATATCTCATGAATTAAGAACACCGATCAATGTTATTTCTGGTACTATCCAGCTTATGGAACTTAAATTCAAGGAACTCTTTAATGGAAATGAGGGTAAAAGCAAGGAATATTTAAAAACTATGAAACAAAACTGTTATAGATTAATAAGATTGACTGACAACTTAATAGATGTAACAAAAATAGATGCAGGATATTTTGAAATTCATTTAAGTAATTGTAATATTGTTAGTATTATAGAGGAAATAACTTTGTCTGTAGCTGAGTATGTATCAAATAAAGGAATATCACTTTTATTTGATACAGAAATGGAAGAAAAAATAATAGCTTGTGATAAAGATAAAATAGAAAGAATAATGTTGAATCTCATTTCAAATGCAATAAAATTCACAAATTCAGGTGGAAATATTTTAGTATATATTTTTGAAAAAAAAGATAGTGTTGTAATCTCTGTTAAGGATACAGGTATTGGAATAGAAAAAGAAAAGCAACAATGCATTTTCGAAAGATTTATTCAAGTTGATAAGTCACTTACGAGAAATAGAGAAGGGAGTGGCATAGGATTATCTTTAGTTAAGTCGTTAGTAGAAATGCATGGAGGTAAAATGTTTTTAGAAAGCGAGATTAATATAGGAAGTAAATTTAGTTTTGAACTTCCTATAAAAAAGTTACTAGATATTGAGGGAGTTTTTGTTGATAATAATTTGAGTGTTAGTAGTAATATTGAAAAGATTAAGATTGAGTTTTCAGATATATATTAA
- a CDS encoding DHHA1 domain-containing protein, which yields MEKLYYENPYQAEFTAEVINVIQKENKYHVELDKTYFYPEGGGQPSDTGYINGAAVTYVYEEDEKIYHVVAVNPLKIHRVKCIIDFDKRFDYMQQHLGQHILSAAISDLFNATTIGFHLGTDSTTIDIDKVIGNNEIKIAEKKANKIVLDNIKVEVLYPTNSELKKLSLKKLPIKAGEKVRIVKIGDIDINPCCGLHPSSTIEVQLIKVTKFEKYKTGIRIEFICGQRAVSDYALKHESMEKMSKLFSCNNATVSSVVERLSDELNKALTEKRALKSEVAQYEVQNMLEAAPKIEDIRMLKCIYDNGDLKYTNMLATKLVSSPKVIVLFGVKSQDKANLLFMCSKDLNIISMSSILKDAITLIDGKGGGSAFSAQGGGKNNNNLDSALDYAWSKIHADIISRNK from the coding sequence TTGGAAAAGTTATATTACGAAAATCCATATCAAGCAGAATTTACAGCTGAAGTCATAAACGTAATCCAAAAAGAAAACAAGTATCACGTTGAACTTGACAAAACCTATTTTTACCCTGAAGGTGGTGGTCAACCAAGTGATACTGGATATATAAATGGTGCTGCTGTAACCTATGTGTATGAAGAAGATGAAAAAATTTATCATGTAGTTGCCGTGAACCCTTTAAAAATTCATAGGGTTAAATGCATCATAGACTTTGATAAACGGTTTGACTATATGCAACAGCATCTAGGGCAGCATATACTTTCTGCTGCTATTTCTGATCTATTTAATGCAACTACTATTGGGTTTCACCTCGGCACGGATTCTACAACTATTGATATTGATAAAGTTATTGGCAATAATGAAATTAAAATTGCCGAAAAAAAAGCTAACAAAATTGTATTAGACAATATTAAAGTAGAAGTACTATATCCAACTAACTCTGAACTAAAAAAATTATCGCTAAAAAAACTCCCAATAAAAGCTGGTGAAAAAGTAAGAATAGTTAAAATAGGTGATATTGATATAAACCCATGTTGTGGTCTACATCCTAGTTCAACTATTGAGGTTCAATTAATTAAGGTTACAAAATTTGAAAAGTATAAGACTGGAATAAGAATTGAATTTATATGTGGACAAAGGGCTGTTTCTGATTATGCCTTAAAACATGAATCCATGGAAAAAATGTCTAAACTTTTTTCCTGCAATAATGCTACAGTTTCGTCCGTTGTAGAACGACTTTCAGATGAACTTAATAAAGCACTTACTGAAAAAAGGGCCCTAAAGTCAGAGGTTGCGCAGTACGAAGTTCAAAATATGTTAGAGGCAGCCCCAAAAATAGAAGATATCAGGATGCTTAAATGCATTTATGATAATGGGGATTTAAAATATACTAATATGTTAGCAACAAAATTAGTATCCTCTCCAAAAGTTATAGTCTTATTTGGAGTAAAATCTCAAGATAAAGCAAATCTTTTATTTATGTGCTCTAAGGATTTGAATATAATTAGCATGAGCTCTATTTTAAAAGATGCCATAACTCTAATAGACGGCAAAGGTGGTGGAAGTGCCTTTTCAGCACAAGGTGGTGGTAAGAATAATAATAATTTAGATTCTGCGCTAGATTATGCATGGAGTAAAATCCACGCTGATATAATTTCTAGGAACAAATAA
- the thiE gene encoding thiamine phosphate synthase, whose translation MKNNVNYSLYLVTDRDVLVDLDIFAAVEEAIKGGVTLVQLREKRLSTLEFYNIAVKIKIITDKYKIPLIINDRIDIAQAIDAAGVHIGQSDMPATIARSIIGDNKILGVSTATLKEAQRAEKQGADYVGVGAMFPTTTKDDASAVSVLSLKEIKEKISIPVVAIGGINEKNVNLLKIANIDGIAVVSDILGKKSVRSSAEKLCSSIKQK comes from the coding sequence ATGAAGAATAATGTGAATTATAGCCTTTATCTCGTTACAGATAGAGATGTGTTAGTGGATTTAGATATATTTGCAGCGGTGGAGGAAGCAATAAAAGGCGGGGTTACATTAGTCCAGCTTAGAGAAAAGAGATTAAGTACTTTAGAGTTTTATAATATTGCAGTGAAAATAAAAATTATTACAGATAAATATAAGATTCCCCTAATAATAAACGATAGAATTGATATTGCACAGGCCATAGATGCAGCGGGGGTACACATAGGTCAAAGTGATATGCCAGCGACTATCGCGAGAAGTATAATAGGAGATAATAAGATACTAGGGGTTTCTACTGCAACACTTAAGGAAGCACAAAGGGCAGAAAAACAAGGAGCAGATTATGTGGGTGTTGGAGCGATGTTTCCTACAACTACTAAAGATGATGCAAGTGCAGTTTCTGTATTAAGTTTAAAAGAAATAAAAGAAAAAATTTCTATCCCTGTAGTTGCTATTGGTGGAATTAATGAAAAAAATGTAAATTTATTAAAGATAGCAAATATTGATGGAATAGCTGTTGTTTCAGATATTCTCGGGAAAAAATCTGTAAGGTCATCAGCAGAAAAACTATGTTCTTCCATAAAGCAGAAATAA
- a CDS encoding penicillin-binding protein 2, translating into MKRKRVRSKRIFFAGMLFSIAFMGLVSRMVYLMVINGSDYKQLALNNWTKTIKIAPQRGEILSRNGSKLALSADVYRVDVDLNVFKRYLEVKKIPEEQAIEQLSQKLDVKKSEFEKILDSKDGNGKLLKFVSLKRKVDKKGADAVKDLKYNGIIISNDVERMYPNDSVLSQVIGHTNLEGNGISGVEQSYNNELAGIPGVKVTEVDRNNNELPYKEATTVQPVNGKDLTLTIDEQIQNLAEKVAKETLDENSAKSVSIIIMNPQNGEILAMVNTPGYNLNKPYVEGKTDSEVQEIWKNRAISNVFEPGSIFKVITAAAALENNVVTDQDRFVSNGSIKVGSTTLYNDNKENHGVETFSDIIKNSDNVGFVNLGQKIGEENFYKFLKAANFGQKTGIDLPGESTGLIKDLNSIKPIDLATMAYGQGVAVSQVQYIAAFNAIANGGTWIRPHVMKEISHMVEDKKVVDKKYDNLGEKVITSKEKAAELRMYLERAVKEGTGKDTYMEGYRIAGKTGTANKVNSTEGGYGSGKYVASFAGMAPANNPEVTLIVTIEEPNPEKYYAAQTAVPAARKLFSGLFRILNMSTENVSDTN; encoded by the coding sequence TTGAAAAGAAAAAGGGTGAGAAGTAAAAGGATTTTTTTTGCAGGTATGTTATTTTCCATAGCATTTATGGGTCTTGTGAGTAGAATGGTTTATTTAATGGTTATTAATGGGTCAGATTATAAACAGCTGGCATTAAACAATTGGACAAAAACTATAAAAATAGCTCCCCAAAGGGGGGAGATTCTGAGCAGAAACGGTTCAAAATTGGCATTAAGTGCAGATGTTTACAGGGTTGATGTTGATTTAAATGTATTTAAAAGATACTTAGAAGTTAAAAAAATACCTGAAGAACAAGCCATTGAACAATTGTCGCAGAAACTGGATGTTAAAAAGAGCGAATTTGAAAAAATATTAGATAGTAAAGATGGCAATGGCAAGCTACTTAAATTTGTATCATTGAAGAGAAAGGTTGATAAGAAGGGTGCAGATGCGGTTAAAGATTTAAAATATAATGGCATAATAATTTCAAACGATGTAGAGAGAATGTATCCAAATGATAGCGTTTTATCCCAGGTTATCGGACATACCAATTTGGAGGGAAATGGAATAAGTGGAGTAGAACAGAGTTATAATAATGAATTAGCAGGTATTCCCGGGGTAAAAGTGACAGAAGTGGATAGGAATAATAATGAATTGCCCTATAAAGAAGCAACCACGGTTCAACCTGTAAATGGAAAGGATTTAACATTAACTATAGATGAACAAATTCAAAATTTAGCTGAAAAAGTAGCAAAAGAAACATTGGATGAAAATAGTGCAAAGTCTGTAAGCATAATAATTATGAATCCGCAAAATGGTGAAATTTTGGCTATGGTTAATACACCGGGATATAATCTAAATAAGCCTTATGTAGAAGGGAAAACAGATAGTGAAGTACAGGAAATATGGAAGAATAGAGCTATCAGTAATGTGTTTGAGCCAGGATCAATTTTCAAGGTTATAACAGCTGCTGCTGCACTTGAAAATAACGTGGTGACGGACCAGGACCGATTTGTAAGTAATGGAAGCATTAAGGTTGGAAGTACAACATTGTATAATGATAATAAAGAAAATCATGGGGTTGAGACTTTTTCAGATATAATAAAAAATTCCGATAATGTTGGATTTGTTAACCTGGGACAAAAAATTGGAGAGGAAAATTTTTATAAATTTTTAAAGGCGGCTAACTTTGGACAGAAAACCGGTATAGATTTGCCAGGTGAAAGTACTGGCTTAATAAAGGATTTAAATAGTATTAAACCTATTGATCTTGCTACAATGGCCTATGGTCAAGGTGTAGCGGTTAGCCAAGTGCAGTATATCGCTGCCTTCAATGCAATAGCTAATGGAGGTACATGGATAAGACCCCATGTTATGAAAGAGATATCACATATGGTGGAAGATAAAAAAGTTGTGGATAAAAAATATGATAATCTTGGTGAAAAGGTTATAACCAGCAAAGAAAAAGCAGCTGAATTAAGAATGTATTTGGAAAGAGCTGTTAAGGAGGGAACTGGAAAGGATACCTATATGGAGGGGTACCGCATAGCTGGAAAGACAGGAACTGCAAATAAGGTTAACAGTACTGAAGGGGGTTACGGTTCTGGTAAATATGTAGCATCCTTTGCAGGTATGGCTCCTGCTAATAATCCAGAGGTAACATTGATAGTTACAATAGAAGAGCCAAACCCGGAAAAATATTATGCTGCCCAGACAGCAGTACCGGCAGCACGTAAGTTATTTTCAGGGTTGTTTAGAATACTTAACATGTCTACGGAAAATGTGAGTGATACAAATTAA
- the add gene encoding adenosine deaminase, which translates to MEFKNLPKIDLHCHLDGSVRPGTIIDIAKEEGISIPYYDIENIRKEVTAPAECKSLDEYLKRFEIPNLVMQSKESLRRITFELLCDCAKENVKYIEVRFAPLLHITKGLSVEDVIESVISGIKYAEEKYDIKGNVILCCMRFMSIDKAFEVVKAGRKYLLKGVVAIDLCGSEGEGFCEKFIEPISLAKEYGYRVTIHAGETGIGKNVLEAVELLGAERIGHGVFIKDCIEAYNIVKDKGITLEMCPTSNIQTKAIDTFEKHPIYDFFNDGIRVSVNTDNRTVSDTNMTKECDVLLREFNITFEEYKQIYLNSVDAAFADLETKEWLRKYI; encoded by the coding sequence ATGGAATTTAAAAATTTACCTAAAATTGATTTACATTGTCATTTGGATGGAAGTGTAAGACCGGGAACAATAATTGATATAGCAAAAGAAGAGGGTATAAGTATTCCCTACTATGATATTGAAAATATTAGAAAAGAAGTTACAGCCCCAGCAGAATGTAAATCTCTTGATGAGTATTTAAAAAGGTTTGAAATTCCGAATTTAGTAATGCAATCAAAGGAGAGTTTAAGAAGAATTACATTTGAACTTCTTTGCGATTGTGCAAAAGAAAATGTAAAATATATTGAAGTTAGATTTGCACCACTACTTCATATAACAAAGGGTTTAAGTGTAGAAGACGTAATAGAGAGTGTAATATCTGGGATCAAATATGCAGAAGAGAAATATGATATAAAAGGAAATGTAATACTTTGCTGCATGAGATTTATGTCTATTGATAAAGCCTTTGAGGTTGTAAAAGCTGGCAGAAAGTACCTCTTGAAAGGTGTAGTTGCAATAGATTTATGTGGATCTGAAGGAGAAGGCTTTTGTGAAAAATTTATAGAACCTATATCATTAGCTAAAGAATATGGATATAGAGTAACTATCCATGCAGGTGAAACAGGAATAGGAAAAAATGTCCTTGAAGCAGTGGAACTTTTGGGGGCAGAAAGGATAGGTCATGGAGTATTTATTAAAGACTGCATTGAAGCCTATAACATTGTAAAAGATAAAGGAATTACTCTTGAAATGTGTCCAACAAGTAACATCCAGACTAAAGCAATTGATACTTTTGAAAAACACCCAATTTATGATTTTTTTAATGATGGAATAAGGGTGAGCGTCAATACTGATAATAGAACTGTATCTGACACAAATATGACTAAGGAATGCGATGTATTATTAAGAGAATTTAACATTACGTTTGAGGAATATAAACAAATTTATCTTAATAGTGTTGATGCAGCATTTGCTGATTTAGAAACAAAGGAATGGTTAAGGAAATATATCTAA
- a CDS encoding DUF1538 domain-containing protein, protein MNIIIKKFKEVLFSVLPITLIVLLLNFTIIPLETHLILRFLIGAIFIIFGLSIFLLGVDTGVTPIGTLMGSSLAKNSKVLVLVFSGLILGFFITIAEPDLQILASQVSTVTSGSITKLSILVVVSIGIAIMLSIGLLRIIYNKSLKKMLTAIYLIIFVLSLFTSSEFLAISFDASGATTGAMTVPFILALALGVSSIKKDGISSEEDSFGLVAVASTGAILSVIIMSLISKSDKIVGDLSTSTVSSTSIINPFIEKLPTMISEVFFTLLPLLLLFFIFNKISFKLSKKEFSKILRGILYSFIGLILFLTGVNAGFIEIGTVVGHSIASLHSSWILVIVGFILGLVVILAEPAVHVLTDQIEIVTHGYIKKKAVIFTLSIGVAFAVALSMLRIVVPGIQLWHFLLPGYAISIIMSYFVPKLFVGIAFDSGGVASGPMAATFILAFAQGAAEAIEGANVLIDGFGVIAMVALTPLIALQILGLIFQHKAKKEGIKINAK, encoded by the coding sequence TTGAATATCATTATTAAAAAATTTAAAGAAGTTTTATTTTCTGTACTCCCAATTACTTTAATAGTATTACTATTGAATTTTACAATCATCCCTCTTGAAACACATCTAATACTTAGATTTTTAATAGGCGCAATTTTCATAATATTTGGACTGTCTATATTTTTACTTGGTGTGGACACTGGAGTTACCCCTATTGGTACTTTAATGGGAAGTTCTCTTGCTAAAAACAGTAAAGTATTGGTCTTAGTTTTTTCGGGATTAATACTCGGTTTTTTTATTACAATTGCTGAACCAGATTTGCAAATTCTTGCTTCTCAAGTTAGTACTGTAACATCGGGATCAATAACTAAACTTTCGATTTTAGTTGTTGTATCTATTGGTATTGCAATTATGCTATCTATAGGTTTATTAAGAATAATTTATAATAAATCATTAAAGAAAATGTTAACTGCAATATATTTGATTATTTTTGTTCTATCTTTATTTACATCTTCTGAATTTTTAGCAATATCATTTGATGCTTCTGGTGCTACTACGGGCGCAATGACCGTTCCATTTATATTAGCACTTGCGTTAGGAGTGTCTTCAATAAAAAAAGATGGAATATCCTCGGAAGAAGATAGTTTCGGACTAGTAGCAGTAGCATCCACAGGCGCTATTTTATCCGTTATTATTATGAGCCTTATATCAAAGTCTGATAAAATTGTTGGCGACCTAAGCACTAGTACTGTCAGCTCAACCTCAATTATAAATCCATTTATTGAAAAATTGCCAACTATGATAAGTGAAGTTTTTTTCACCTTGCTTCCATTATTATTATTATTTTTTATATTCAATAAAATATCATTTAAGCTTTCAAAAAAGGAATTTTCAAAGATATTGAGAGGTATTCTATATTCTTTTATTGGACTGATATTATTTTTAACAGGAGTAAATGCTGGTTTTATAGAGATTGGAACTGTAGTCGGACACAGTATTGCTTCCCTACATAGTAGTTGGATTCTTGTCATTGTTGGGTTCATACTTGGATTAGTGGTAATATTAGCTGAACCGGCTGTGCATGTACTTACAGATCAGATAGAAATTGTTACTCATGGATATATAAAAAAGAAGGCAGTAATTTTTACTCTTTCTATCGGAGTTGCCTTTGCAGTAGCATTATCAATGTTAAGAATAGTTGTACCCGGGATTCAGTTGTGGCATTTTCTTTTACCAGGATACGCAATTTCAATTATTATGTCATATTTTGTGCCGAAACTATTCGTAGGAATAGCATTTGACTCTGGCGGTGTAGCTTCTGGTCCAATGGCAGCAACTTTTATTTTAGCCTTTGCACAAGGTGCCGCTGAGGCCATTGAAGGAGCGAATGTATTAATCGATGGATTTGGCGTAATTGCCATGGTTGCTTTAACTCCATTAATTGCTTTGCAAATTTTAGGTTTGATCTTTCAGCATAAGGCTAAAAAAGAAGGAATAAAAATAAATGCAAAATAA
- a CDS encoding CPBP family intramembrane glutamic endopeptidase: MKDKRILLANSLLLGALLLFISIPLIAIRVFRLHGSISGDTSLLLSGGASVIALGGIALLYCRITKRSFNKVMVIKKISLKQVFLIMSISVGTYIFAIGVNMISMKLFPIAIKDSMAISKLLNSSSTLLGLVVIVLVPAFFEEIFFRGIFLDAYEGINKKIKFFIITAIFATFHGNVMQIIYVMFLGLVLLKVREYTGSLVGSMTLHAVNNAISFILSKVVMNYMKLVNNGIKNGVIDQTQVQAAATTDAMNASLTVILLRASIFLLIGGSILFINLRKLKEYKEEKDGLDLIEEEKDIEGKYIARKEEIIDIDRKQYIPLVIYFISMTVLVVLRY; encoded by the coding sequence ATGAAAGATAAAAGAATACTACTAGCTAATAGTTTATTATTAGGAGCGTTATTGTTATTTATTTCAATACCCTTAATAGCAATAAGGGTATTTAGATTACATGGTTCTATAAGCGGGGATACCTCACTTCTGCTTTCTGGAGGGGCCAGTGTTATAGCACTTGGTGGAATTGCTTTATTATATTGCAGGATTACTAAAAGAAGCTTTAATAAGGTAATGGTAATAAAGAAGATATCTCTAAAGCAAGTTTTTTTAATTATGTCTATATCAGTCGGTACTTATATTTTTGCAATAGGCGTTAATATGATAAGCATGAAGTTATTTCCCATTGCAATAAAGGATAGTATGGCAATATCTAAATTACTAAACAGTAGTTCAACATTATTAGGGTTAGTGGTGATAGTTTTGGTGCCAGCATTTTTTGAGGAAATATTTTTTAGAGGAATTTTCTTAGATGCTTATGAAGGGATAAATAAAAAAATTAAATTTTTTATAATAACTGCAATCTTTGCAACCTTTCATGGTAATGTAATGCAAATTATTTATGTAATGTTTTTGGGACTTGTTCTATTAAAGGTAAGGGAATATACAGGATCGCTTGTAGGGAGTATGACACTTCACGCAGTAAATAATGCAATATCTTTTATTTTAAGTAAAGTCGTAATGAATTATATGAAGCTTGTGAATAATGGAATAAAGAATGGTGTGATAGATCAAACACAAGTACAAGCAGCTGCGACAACTGATGCAATGAATGCTAGTTTAACTGTGATTTTACTTAGAGCTTCAATATTTTTACTAATCGGAGGATCTATATTATTTATAAACTTAAGAAAATTAAAAGAATATAAAGAGGAAAAAGATGGATTAGATCTCATTGAAGAAGAAAAGGACATTGAAGGAAAATATATAGCAAGAAAAGAAGAAATTATAGATATAGATAGAAAACAATATATTCCATTAGTTATATATTTTATTTCTATGACTGTGCTGGTTGTTCTAAGGTATTAA